Sequence from the candidate division KSB1 bacterium genome:
AGCGGATAAAGCGGATTGAGCAGATGGTGATTCTGATAACCCAACCCGGACAAGCCGGAACCAAACTGCACCACAAAGACACAAAGTTCACAGAGAAAAACTTTATGTAATACAAAAATTCCTTAAATACGGAGTATCACGGAGCAAAGCTTTTTAAACACATTTATTGATCTTCGTGTTTAATTGGATTTTGAATTGAGAAAACTTCCAGAATTTTTAGCGTTTGACGGCGTTAACGCTTAATTCGAAAAGCCCCGCCGGCTCCGGGTGACTGTTTTTAAGGGCGAGCTTGACGCGATGATTCAAGTACGCATGCAAAAGCCCGCCGAGCGGCGGCAGCACCGAGAATATTTTAGGCGAATAAAACAGCCGCGCCGCCAGCCGGTTGCGCCGCAAAATTTTGCCGAGATGATCGCGCAGCAGGCGCTGGCGGTAATCCGCGAACGAAAAATCGCCGCGCTCCAGTGCCGCCACTAGCGCTGCCGCCGCCACCGGACCGTAAGCCAGCGACATCGAAATGCCCTCGCCCAACCACGGTTCCACGCCGGCGGCGTCGCCCACCAGCAATACTCGCGGTCGGCTGTACACATCGCCCGGATGAAACCACCGCTCCGGGTGTCCCATCAAATCGACGGAAATGTTCCAGCGCCGTTCGTCGAGATGGCGCTGCAGTAACTCGGGCAAATTGGCGTGGGGCTTCTCGGCAACGATGCGGCTATCAAACACGCCGATGTTCACATGCGGCGCGCCCTCGCACCAGCAAGGGAAATCCCAAATATAACCTTGCAAGTGCCGTTTCACGGGACGAAAATCAATGGCGGCACGGCGCAACTGAAACTCATCCGCCAGGCCGTTGGTGGCCGGCGCCAAAATTTCGATCAAGCGCGACACCCGCGACGAGGTTTCGTGGAAAAACGCGCGCCGCACCAGGCTCTTCGCGCCATCGGCGCCGACGACGATTTTGGCCAGAAAGGTTTCACCCTCGGTTTCGACGCGAATGCCCTCGGCGGTTTCGATCAACTGCCGCGCCGGCGTTTTTTCCAGCAAGCGGACGCCTTTTTGGCGCAGGCTCTTCGCCAGGGCCGCGTCAAATTCGTTGCGGCGAATCGTGCAAAACAGGCCCGGGGTCTTGAATTCCAGCGGCCGGTCATGCAAAAAAAGCTGCACGTTGTCAATCGGCAGCGACGGCACGTCGGCCTCGAGCTCGAGCTGGCGCAACAACGTTTTCACCCATGGCGTCAGCCCGCCGCCGCACAGCTTGTGGCGCGGATGCGTGGCCTTCTCCAAAACCACCAGATGATCGCGCCAGCCCGGGCGCAGCTTGATCAGTGCCGCCGCCGTGGCGGTTCCCGCCGGCCCGGCGCCGATGATGCAGACGTCGATTTTTTCCATACATTCGAGGTTCACTTTACAGAAACGACCCGGCCACAAGCAAAAATGAAGCGCTGGCAATCGCGATAAAGATGAGCATATTTTCTCCTGT
This genomic interval carries:
- a CDS encoding FAD-dependent monooxygenase, with the translated sequence MEKIDVCIIGAGPAGTATAAALIKLRPGWRDHLVVLEKATHPRHKLCGGGLTPWVKTLLRQLELEADVPSLPIDNVQLFLHDRPLEFKTPGLFCTIRRNEFDAALAKSLRQKGVRLLEKTPARQLIETAEGIRVETEGETFLAKIVVGADGAKSLVRRAFFHETSSRVSRLIEILAPATNGLADEFQLRRAAIDFRPVKRHLQGYIWDFPCWCEGAPHVNIGVFDSRIVAEKPHANLPELLQRHLDERRWNISVDLMGHPERWFHPGDVYSRPRVLLVGDAAGVEPWLGEGISMSLAYGPVAAAALVAALERGDFSFADYRQRLLRDHLGKILRRNRLAARLFYSPKIFSVLPPLGGLLHAYLNHRVKLALKNSHPEPAGLFELSVNAVKR